A genomic stretch from Setaria italica strain Yugu1 chromosome VII, Setaria_italica_v2.0, whole genome shotgun sequence includes:
- the LOC101762377 gene encoding uncharacterized protein LOC101762377 isoform X2 yields MDAFFSGVDSRLRVPVKAADSIMVGLVNAAMEDAYRKSLWKDGDLDRLFHKLRFAELAVMQLEWCLRFVRGEMSADDGGDDGHEELLDDLLETRDRIQARLDEAELAVAEADRDYMRRRREELGGPSRGSGAPPAAARRGGAEDEEDGGRAFGNLRGSVSRMMSRMRARLEDASSTLAALMERMSGEASPMARLQEAGHEGAGVKGLSGFYSVAQLLMEFQEMVMDAGAVRDIVASSFDAMEGSVSALRAAMDEQQWLVDAEREMYGAVVEGFLREINVGSNRTSSPGEGARTPTLQHDSDATENCLEELRSPKDETMRLQSERRITAEESDSRQCYHSNEQCIYREEAERLAEERIDSDVRSEPQCVLYTAASRDLVKKRAVLADVQRVTEERDEVDIRREVQIEIYSTIVKNLLKGMAADSVDHLINTFIKDEVHAVFLAKTLNSWKSTTEMPHSEGLIKEEIDRIVFGGLAVDLISVHNFRAIKSYGENSPRNNLGRFSMIDNIEQLKKVKMEINVTTEDEDADSDQHGVPVKQEVQSLGANCDRRNCKGSDQQPEMSTDKGDVPDSVKNDVEEQTEMSTDKGDVPDSVKNDVEEGLEDQRKEKTGEIGVGFSVPPENGNKEMFIPSTKFQAMFMDFEAVTCGKLGTTVLRLRGLDKQLANLAEQVSSLKKSELIYRTAFTGRCCDLQTAEAEVDLLGDEVELLLGLVSKTYKALNHYSPVLQHYLWVII; encoded by the exons ATGGACGCCTTCTTCAGCGGCGTCGACTCCCGACTTCGGGTGCCGGTGAAGGCGGCGGACTCCATCATGGTCGGGCTGGTGAACGCCGCCATGGAGGACGCCTACAGGAAGAGCCTCTGGAAGGACGGCGACCTGGACCGCCTCTTCCacaagctccgcttcgccgagCTCGCCGTCATGCAGCTCGAGTGGTGCCTCCGCTTCGTGCGCGGCGAGATGtcggcggacgacggcggcgacgacggccacgaggagctgctcgacgacCTCCTCGAGACGCGGGACCGGATCCAGGCCCGCCTCGACGAggccgagctcgccgtcgccgaggcgGACCGCGACTACATGCGCCGGAGGCGCGAGGAGCTCGGCGGCCCGTCGCGCGGCAGCGGGGCGCCACCCGCGGCCGCTCGCAGGGGCGgcgccgaggacgaggaggacggcggccgtGCGTTCGGCAACCTGAGGGGGTCCGTGAGCCGGATGATGTCGAGGATGAGGGCCAGGCTGGAGGACGCGAGCTCCACGCTGGCGGCGctcatggagaggatgagcggCGAGGCGTCGCCCATGGCGAGGCTGCAGGAGGCCGGCCACGAGGGCGCAGGGGTCAAGGGGCTCTCCGGATTCTACAGCGTGGCGCAGCTGCTCATGGAGTTCCAGGAGATGGTCAtggacgccggcgccgtccgAGACATCGTCGCGTCTTCGTTCGACGCGATGGAGGGGTCGGTCTCCGCGCTGCGTGCGGCCATGGATGAGCAGCAGTGGCTCGTGGACGCAGAGAGGGAGATGTACGGCGCCGTCGTGGAAGGTTTTCTCAGGGAGATCAACGTGGGATCCAATCGCACGTCTTCTCCGGGTGAAGGAGCTCGTACACCTACATTGCAACATGACAGTGACGCTACTGAGAATTGCCTGGAAGAACTCCGATCTCCAAAGGATGAAACTATGCGGCTGCAGTCAGAAAGGCGTATTACAGCAGAGGAGTCAGATAGCAGACAGTGTTATCATTCAAATGAGCAATGTATCTACCGTGAGGAAGCTGAAAGGCTTGCTGAAGAGAGAATTGATTCAGACGTCAGATCTGAACCACAATGTGTGTTATATACAGCAGCATCCAGAGACTTGGTGAAGAAACGGGCTGTTCTGGCTGATGTACAGAGGGTAACTGAAGAAAGAGATGAGGTGGACATCAGAAGAGAAGTACAAATTGAAATATATAGCACAATAGTCAAAAACTTACTGAAAGGAATGGCTGCTGATTCTGTTGATCATCTTATCAATACTTTCATCAAAGATGAAGTGCATGCAGTTTTTCTTGCCAAGACTTTAAATTCTTGGAAGAGCACAACTGAAATGCCTCACAGTGAGGGGCTTATCAAAGAAGAGATTGATCGCATTGTGTTTGGAGGACTGGCAGTAGATTTGATAAGTGTTCATAATTTTAGAGCGATAAAATCATATGGTGAAAACAGTCCCAGAAATAATCTGGGAAGATTCAGCATGATTGACAATATCGAACAGTTAAAAAAGGTGAAGATGGAAATCAATGTAACCACTGAAGATGAAGATGCAGATTCTGATCAACATGGAGTACCTGTGAAGCAAGAGGTTCAGAGTCTCGGTGCTAACTGCGACAGGCGAAATTGCAAAGGCAGTGATCAACAACCTGAAATGTCAACAGACAAAGGTGATGTCCCTGATTCAGTTAAGAACGATGTTGAGGAACAAACTGAAATGTCAACAGACAAAGGTGATGTCCCTGATTCAGTTAAGAACGATGTTGAGGAAGGATTGGAAGATCAAAGGAAGGAGAAAACAGGGGAGATAGGAGTAGGTTTCAGCGTGCCTCCTGAAAATGGAAATAAAGAAATGTTCATTCCATCAACTAAATTTCAGGCAATGTTCATGGATTTTGAAGCTGTTACCTGTGGAAAATTAGGAACAACTGTTCTAAG ATTGAGAGGCTTGGACAAACAATTGGCAAATTTGGCTGAACAAGTGAGTTCTCTTAAAAAAAGTGAACTCATTTACAGGACAGCTTTCACCGGGCGATGTTGCGACCTCCAAACAGCGGAAGCAGAG GTGGATCTTCTTGGCGATGAGGTAGAGCTGCTTCTTGGACTTGTCAGCAAGACATACAAAGCTCTTAATCACTACTCACCAGTTCTTCAACACTATCTTTGGGTAATTATCTAG
- the LOC101762377 gene encoding uncharacterized protein LOC101762377 isoform X1, whose protein sequence is MDAFFSGVDSRLRVPVKAADSIMVGLVNAAMEDAYRKSLWKDGDLDRLFHKLRFAELAVMQLEWCLRFVRGEMSADDGGDDGHEELLDDLLETRDRIQARLDEAELAVAEADRDYMRRRREELGGPSRGSGAPPAAARRGGAEDEEDGGRAFGNLRGSVSRMMSRMRARLEDASSTLAALMERMSGEASPMARLQEAGHEGAGVKGLSGFYSVAQLLMEFQEMVMDAGAVRDIVASSFDAMEGSVSALRAAMDEQQWLVDAEREMYGAVVEGFLREINVGSNRTSSPGEGARTPTLQHDSDATENCLEELRSPKDETMRLQSERRITAEESDSRQCYHSNEQCIYREEAERLAEERIDSDVRSEPQCVLYTAASRDLVKKRAVLADVQRVTEERDEVDIRREVQIEIYSTIVKNLLKGMAADSVDHLINTFIKDEVHAVFLAKTLNSWKSTTEMPHSEGLIKEEIDRIVFGGLAVDLISVHNFRAIKSYGENSPRNNLGRFSMIDNIEQLKKVKMEINVTTEDEDADSDQHGVPVKQEVQSLGANCDRRNCKGSDQQPEMSTDKGDVPDSVKNDVEEQTEMSTDKGDVPDSVKNDVEEGLEDQRKEKTGEIGVGFSVPPENGNKEMFIPSTKFQAMFMDFEAVTCGKLGTTVLRLRGLDKQLANLAEQVSSLKKSELIYRTAFTGRCCDLQTAEAEVDLLGDEVELLLGLVSKTYKALNHYSPVLQHYLWIREMQIMLGKELALRHQVQ, encoded by the exons ATGGACGCCTTCTTCAGCGGCGTCGACTCCCGACTTCGGGTGCCGGTGAAGGCGGCGGACTCCATCATGGTCGGGCTGGTGAACGCCGCCATGGAGGACGCCTACAGGAAGAGCCTCTGGAAGGACGGCGACCTGGACCGCCTCTTCCacaagctccgcttcgccgagCTCGCCGTCATGCAGCTCGAGTGGTGCCTCCGCTTCGTGCGCGGCGAGATGtcggcggacgacggcggcgacgacggccacgaggagctgctcgacgacCTCCTCGAGACGCGGGACCGGATCCAGGCCCGCCTCGACGAggccgagctcgccgtcgccgaggcgGACCGCGACTACATGCGCCGGAGGCGCGAGGAGCTCGGCGGCCCGTCGCGCGGCAGCGGGGCGCCACCCGCGGCCGCTCGCAGGGGCGgcgccgaggacgaggaggacggcggccgtGCGTTCGGCAACCTGAGGGGGTCCGTGAGCCGGATGATGTCGAGGATGAGGGCCAGGCTGGAGGACGCGAGCTCCACGCTGGCGGCGctcatggagaggatgagcggCGAGGCGTCGCCCATGGCGAGGCTGCAGGAGGCCGGCCACGAGGGCGCAGGGGTCAAGGGGCTCTCCGGATTCTACAGCGTGGCGCAGCTGCTCATGGAGTTCCAGGAGATGGTCAtggacgccggcgccgtccgAGACATCGTCGCGTCTTCGTTCGACGCGATGGAGGGGTCGGTCTCCGCGCTGCGTGCGGCCATGGATGAGCAGCAGTGGCTCGTGGACGCAGAGAGGGAGATGTACGGCGCCGTCGTGGAAGGTTTTCTCAGGGAGATCAACGTGGGATCCAATCGCACGTCTTCTCCGGGTGAAGGAGCTCGTACACCTACATTGCAACATGACAGTGACGCTACTGAGAATTGCCTGGAAGAACTCCGATCTCCAAAGGATGAAACTATGCGGCTGCAGTCAGAAAGGCGTATTACAGCAGAGGAGTCAGATAGCAGACAGTGTTATCATTCAAATGAGCAATGTATCTACCGTGAGGAAGCTGAAAGGCTTGCTGAAGAGAGAATTGATTCAGACGTCAGATCTGAACCACAATGTGTGTTATATACAGCAGCATCCAGAGACTTGGTGAAGAAACGGGCTGTTCTGGCTGATGTACAGAGGGTAACTGAAGAAAGAGATGAGGTGGACATCAGAAGAGAAGTACAAATTGAAATATATAGCACAATAGTCAAAAACTTACTGAAAGGAATGGCTGCTGATTCTGTTGATCATCTTATCAATACTTTCATCAAAGATGAAGTGCATGCAGTTTTTCTTGCCAAGACTTTAAATTCTTGGAAGAGCACAACTGAAATGCCTCACAGTGAGGGGCTTATCAAAGAAGAGATTGATCGCATTGTGTTTGGAGGACTGGCAGTAGATTTGATAAGTGTTCATAATTTTAGAGCGATAAAATCATATGGTGAAAACAGTCCCAGAAATAATCTGGGAAGATTCAGCATGATTGACAATATCGAACAGTTAAAAAAGGTGAAGATGGAAATCAATGTAACCACTGAAGATGAAGATGCAGATTCTGATCAACATGGAGTACCTGTGAAGCAAGAGGTTCAGAGTCTCGGTGCTAACTGCGACAGGCGAAATTGCAAAGGCAGTGATCAACAACCTGAAATGTCAACAGACAAAGGTGATGTCCCTGATTCAGTTAAGAACGATGTTGAGGAACAAACTGAAATGTCAACAGACAAAGGTGATGTCCCTGATTCAGTTAAGAACGATGTTGAGGAAGGATTGGAAGATCAAAGGAAGGAGAAAACAGGGGAGATAGGAGTAGGTTTCAGCGTGCCTCCTGAAAATGGAAATAAAGAAATGTTCATTCCATCAACTAAATTTCAGGCAATGTTCATGGATTTTGAAGCTGTTACCTGTGGAAAATTAGGAACAACTGTTCTAAG ATTGAGAGGCTTGGACAAACAATTGGCAAATTTGGCTGAACAAGTGAGTTCTCTTAAAAAAAGTGAACTCATTTACAGGACAGCTTTCACCGGGCGATGTTGCGACCTCCAAACAGCGGAAGCAGAG GTGGATCTTCTTGGCGATGAGGTAGAGCTGCTTCTTGGACTTGTCAGCAAGACATACAAAGCTCTTAATCACTACTCACCAGTTCTTCAACACTATCTTTGG
- the LOC101762377 gene encoding WPP domain-associated protein isoform X3, whose protein sequence is MDAFFSGVDSRLRVPVKAADSIMVGLVNAAMEDAYRKSLWKDGDLDRLFHKLRFAELAVMQLEWCLRFVRGEMSADDGGDDGHEELLDDLLETRDRIQARLDEAELAVAEADRDYMRRRREELGGPSRGSGAPPAAARRGGAEDEEDGGRAFGNLRGSVSRMMSRMRARLEDASSTLAALMERMSGEASPMARLQEAGHEGAGVKGLSGFYSVAQLLMEFQEMVMDAGAVRDIVASSFDAMEGSVSALRAAMDEQQWLVDAEREMYGAVVEGFLREINVGSNRTSSPGEGARTPTLQHDSDATENCLEELRSPKDETMRLQSERRITAEESDSRQCYHSNEQCIYREEAERLAEERIDSDVRSEPQCVLYTAASRDLVKKRAVLADVQRVTEERDEVDIRREVQIEIYSTIVKNLLKGMAADSVDHLINTFIKDEVHAVFLAKTLNSWKSTTEMPHSEGLIKEEIDRIVFGGLAVDLISVHNFRAIKSYGENSPRNNLGRFSMIDNIEQLKKVKMEINVTTEDEDADSDQHGVPVKQEVQSLGANCDRRNCKGSDQQPEMSTDKGDVPDSVKNDVEEGLEDQRKEKTGEIGVGFSVPPENGNKEMFIPSTKFQAMFMDFEAVTCGKLGTTVLRLRGLDKQLANLAEQVSSLKKSELIYRTAFTGRCCDLQTAEAEVDLLGDEVELLLGLVSKTYKALNHYSPVLQHYLWIREMQIMLGKELALRHQVQ, encoded by the exons ATGGACGCCTTCTTCAGCGGCGTCGACTCCCGACTTCGGGTGCCGGTGAAGGCGGCGGACTCCATCATGGTCGGGCTGGTGAACGCCGCCATGGAGGACGCCTACAGGAAGAGCCTCTGGAAGGACGGCGACCTGGACCGCCTCTTCCacaagctccgcttcgccgagCTCGCCGTCATGCAGCTCGAGTGGTGCCTCCGCTTCGTGCGCGGCGAGATGtcggcggacgacggcggcgacgacggccacgaggagctgctcgacgacCTCCTCGAGACGCGGGACCGGATCCAGGCCCGCCTCGACGAggccgagctcgccgtcgccgaggcgGACCGCGACTACATGCGCCGGAGGCGCGAGGAGCTCGGCGGCCCGTCGCGCGGCAGCGGGGCGCCACCCGCGGCCGCTCGCAGGGGCGgcgccgaggacgaggaggacggcggccgtGCGTTCGGCAACCTGAGGGGGTCCGTGAGCCGGATGATGTCGAGGATGAGGGCCAGGCTGGAGGACGCGAGCTCCACGCTGGCGGCGctcatggagaggatgagcggCGAGGCGTCGCCCATGGCGAGGCTGCAGGAGGCCGGCCACGAGGGCGCAGGGGTCAAGGGGCTCTCCGGATTCTACAGCGTGGCGCAGCTGCTCATGGAGTTCCAGGAGATGGTCAtggacgccggcgccgtccgAGACATCGTCGCGTCTTCGTTCGACGCGATGGAGGGGTCGGTCTCCGCGCTGCGTGCGGCCATGGATGAGCAGCAGTGGCTCGTGGACGCAGAGAGGGAGATGTACGGCGCCGTCGTGGAAGGTTTTCTCAGGGAGATCAACGTGGGATCCAATCGCACGTCTTCTCCGGGTGAAGGAGCTCGTACACCTACATTGCAACATGACAGTGACGCTACTGAGAATTGCCTGGAAGAACTCCGATCTCCAAAGGATGAAACTATGCGGCTGCAGTCAGAAAGGCGTATTACAGCAGAGGAGTCAGATAGCAGACAGTGTTATCATTCAAATGAGCAATGTATCTACCGTGAGGAAGCTGAAAGGCTTGCTGAAGAGAGAATTGATTCAGACGTCAGATCTGAACCACAATGTGTGTTATATACAGCAGCATCCAGAGACTTGGTGAAGAAACGGGCTGTTCTGGCTGATGTACAGAGGGTAACTGAAGAAAGAGATGAGGTGGACATCAGAAGAGAAGTACAAATTGAAATATATAGCACAATAGTCAAAAACTTACTGAAAGGAATGGCTGCTGATTCTGTTGATCATCTTATCAATACTTTCATCAAAGATGAAGTGCATGCAGTTTTTCTTGCCAAGACTTTAAATTCTTGGAAGAGCACAACTGAAATGCCTCACAGTGAGGGGCTTATCAAAGAAGAGATTGATCGCATTGTGTTTGGAGGACTGGCAGTAGATTTGATAAGTGTTCATAATTTTAGAGCGATAAAATCATATGGTGAAAACAGTCCCAGAAATAATCTGGGAAGATTCAGCATGATTGACAATATCGAACAGTTAAAAAAGGTGAAGATGGAAATCAATGTAACCACTGAAGATGAAGATGCAGATTCTGATCAACATGGAGTACCTGTGAAGCAAGAGGTTCAGAGTCTCGGTGCTAACTGCGACAGGCGAAATTGCAAAGGCAGTGATCAACAACCTGAAATGTCAACAGACAAAG GTGATGTCCCTGATTCAGTTAAGAACGATGTTGAGGAAGGATTGGAAGATCAAAGGAAGGAGAAAACAGGGGAGATAGGAGTAGGTTTCAGCGTGCCTCCTGAAAATGGAAATAAAGAAATGTTCATTCCATCAACTAAATTTCAGGCAATGTTCATGGATTTTGAAGCTGTTACCTGTGGAAAATTAGGAACAACTGTTCTAAG ATTGAGAGGCTTGGACAAACAATTGGCAAATTTGGCTGAACAAGTGAGTTCTCTTAAAAAAAGTGAACTCATTTACAGGACAGCTTTCACCGGGCGATGTTGCGACCTCCAAACAGCGGAAGCAGAG GTGGATCTTCTTGGCGATGAGGTAGAGCTGCTTCTTGGACTTGTCAGCAAGACATACAAAGCTCTTAATCACTACTCACCAGTTCTTCAACACTATCTTTGG